A single genomic interval of Camelina sativa cultivar DH55 chromosome 11, Cs, whole genome shotgun sequence harbors:
- the LOC104721152 gene encoding probable LRR receptor-like serine/threonine-protein kinase At4g36180 — translation MAMGISLFFILLLIYSPLLLHADESQTEIEALTAFKLNLHDPLGALTSWDPSTPTAPCDWRGVACTNHRVTEIRLPRLQLSGRISDRISGLRMLRKLSLRSNSLNGTIPTTLAYCTRLLAVFLQYNSLSGKLPPPMRNLTSLEVFNVAGNRLSGEISVGLPTSLKFLDVSSNTFSGQIPSGLANLTQLQLLNLSYNQFTGEIPASLGNLQSLQYLWLDFNLLQGTLPSAISNCSSLVHLSASENEIGGVIPAAYGALPKLEVLSLSTNNFSGTVPFSLFCNSSLRIVQLGFNAFSDIVRPETTANCRTGLQVLDLGENRISGLFPLWLTKILSLTNFDVSGNLFSGEIPPDIGNLKRLEELKLANNSLTGEIPVEIKQCGSLGVLDFEGNRLKGQIPEFLGYMKALKVLSLGRNSFSGYVPSSLVNLQQLDRLNLGENNLNGSFPVELMALTNLSELDLSGNKFSGEVPVSISNLSNLSFLNLSGNGFSGEIPASVGNLFKLIALDLSKQKMSGEVPVELSGLPNLQVIALQGNNFSGVVPEGFSSLVSLRYVNLSSNSFSGQIPQTFGFLRLLVSLSLSDNHISGSIPPEIGNCSALEVLELRSNKLMGHLPADLSRLPRLKVLDMGRNNLSGEIPPEISESLSVNSLSLDHNHLSGVIPGSLSRLSNLTKLDLSVNNLTGEIPASLTLISSNLVYFNVSSNNLKGEIPASLGSRINNPSEFSGNTELCGKPLNRKCESSTAEEKKKRRKMIIMIVMAAIGAFLLSLFCCFYIYTLLKWRKKLKQQSTTGEKKRSPGRTSAGSRVRSSTSRSSTENGEPKLVMFNNKITLAETIEATRQFDEENVLSRTRYGLLFKANYNDGMVLSIRRLPNGSLLNENLFKKEAEFLGKVKHRNITVLRGYYAGPPDLRLLVYDYMPNGNLSTLLQEASHQDGHVLNWPMRHLIALGIARGLGFLHQSSMVHGDIKPQNVLFDADFEAHLSDFGLDRLTVRSPSRSAVTSATTGTLGYVSPEASSSGEITREADIYSFGIVLLEILTGKRPVMFTQDEDIVKWVKKQLQGGQVTELLEPGLLELDPESSEWEEFLLGIKVGLLCTATDPLDRPTMSDVVFMLEGCRVGPDVPSSADPTSQPSPA, via the exons ATGGCCATGGGTATATCTCTGTTCTTCATTCTCCTCTTGATTTACTCGCCGTTACTTTTACACGCCGATGAGTCTCAAACCGAGATCGAAGCTCTCACGGCGTTTAAACTCAACCTCCATGACCCACTCGGTGCGTTAACTTCATGGGATCCTTCAACTCCAACTGCTCCATGTGACTGGCGTGGCGTCGCCTGTACTAACCACCGTGTTACAGAGATCCGTCTTCCTCGTCTCCAGCTCTCCGGACGAATCTCCGACCGTATCTCCGGCCTACGCATGCTACGGAAGCTCAGTCTCCGGTCAAACTCTTTGAACGGTACTATCCCTACCACACTCGCTTACTGCACGCGCCTACTCGCTGTCTTTCTTCAGTATAACTCACTCTCCGGGAAACTACCTCCGCCGATGAGGAATCTCACTTCGCTTGAGGTCTTTAACGTTGCTGGTAACCGTCTCTCCGGTGAGATCTCCGTTGGTTTGCCGACGAGTCTCAAGTTTTTGGACGTTTCGTCGAACACCTTCTCTGGTCAGATACCGAGTGGACTTGCTAACTTGACTCAGCTCCAGCTTCTTAATCTCTCGTATAATCAGTTTACCGGCGAGATTCCGGCGAGTTTAGGTAACCTCCAGAGTCTTCAGTACTTGTGGCTCGATTTCAATCTATTGCAAGGGACATTACCGTCGGCGATCTCCAACTGCTCCTCCTTAGTTCACTTGAGTGCGTCGGAGAACGAAATCGGCGGCGTGATTCCCGCCGCGTACGGTGCTCTTCCGAAACTCGAGGTTCTCTCGCTCTCTACCAACAATTTTTCCGGTACTGTGCCGTTTTCTCTCTTCTGCAACTCTTCGCTTAGGATTGTTCAGTTAGGGTTCAATGCTTTTTCCGATATCGTACGGCCTGAGACGACGGCGAACTGTCGTACCGGTTTACAGGTCTTGGATCTCGGGGAAAATCGAATCTCCGGTCTTTTCCCGTTGTGGTTAACAAAAATTTTGTCGTTAACGAATTTTGATGTTTCTGGAAACTTGTTTTCCGGTGAGATTCCGCCGGATATTGGTAACTTGAAGAGGTTAGAAGAATTGAAATTGGCTAATAACTCTCTTACTGGTGAGATTCCTGTTGAGATTAAGCAATGTGGTTCGTTAGGTGTTCTTGATTTCGAAGGGAACAGATTAAAAGGTCAGATTCCTGAGTTTTTAGGCTACATGAAGGCTTTAAAGGTTTTGTCTTTAGGCAGAAACAGCTTCTCAGGTTATGTTCCTTCGTCTTTGGTGAATCTGCAGCAGCTTGATAGGCTTAACTTAGGTGAAAACAACTTGAATGGGAGTTTCCCTGTGGAGTTAATGGCCTTGACGAATCTGTCTGAGCTGGATTTGAGTGGAAACAAGTTTTCCGGGGAAGTTCCTGTGAGTATCAGTAACTTGAGTAACCTCAGTTTTCTGAATTTGAGTGGGAATGGATTCTCTGGTGAGATACCAGCTAGTGTTGGTAATCTGTTTAAGCTAATAGCTCTTGATTTGAGCAAACAGAAAATGTCTGGTGAGGTTCCGGTTGAGCTCTCTGGTTTGCCCAACTTGCAAGTGATTGCATTGCAGGGAAACAACTTCTCTGGTGTTGTACCTGAAGGGTTTAGTAGCTTGGTGAGTTTAAGATATGTGAACCTTAGCTCCAACTCCTTCTCTGGTCAGATTCCGCAGACTTTCGGGTTTCTTCGGTTGTTGGTTTCTCTGTCACTGTCAGATAATCACATCTCTGGGTCTATTCCGCCTGAAATTGGAAACTGCTCTGCTCTTGAAGTTCTCGAGTTAAGATCTAACAAGCTAATGGGTCATTTACCCGCTGATCTCTCTCGTCTTCCGCGTTTGAAGGTGCTTGACATGGGTCGGAACAACTTGTCAGGCGAAATCCCACCAGAAATCTCTGAGAGCTTGTCTGTCAACTCGTTGTCACTTGACCACAATCATCTTTCAG GAGTCATACCTGGATCTTTGTCTAGGTTATCAAACTTGACAAAGCTAGATCTTTCTGTTAATAACTTAACCGGGGAGATTCCGGCTAGCCTCACCCTTATCTCCAGTAACTTGGTATACTTCAACGTCTCAAGCAACAACCTTAAAGGAGAGATTCCAGCTTCGTTAGGCTCAAGAATCAACAACCCATCAGAATTTTCAGGTAACACAGAGCTCTGCGGGAAGCCATTAAACAGAAAATGCGAAAGCAGCACAgcggaagagaagaagaagagaaggaaaatgATTATTATGATAGTTATGGCTGCAATAGGTGCATTCCTTTTATCACTCTTCTGCTGCTTCTACATTTACACACTCTTGAAATGGAGAAAGAAGCTGAAACAACAGTCTACAACGGGAGAAAAGAAACGAAGTCCTGGTAGAACAAGCGCTGGAAGTAGAGTTCGTAGCAGCACGAGCAGATCAAGTACAGAAAATGGAGAACCAAAGCTAGTGATGTTCAACAACAAGATAACTCTGGCTGAAACAATCGAAGCAACACGACAGTTCGATGAAGAAAATGTTCTTAGCAGAACCAGATACGGATTGCTATTCAAAGCCAATTACAATGACGGAATGGTTCTCTCTATCCGCCGCTTACCCAATGGCTCACTCTTAAACGAGAACTTGTTCAAGAAAGAAGCTGAATTCCTCGGTAAAGTCAAGCACCGAAACATCACGGTTCTTAGAGGTTACTACGCAGGTCCACCAGATTTAAGGCTTTTGGTGTATGACTACATGCCCAACGGAAACTTATCTACTCTGCTCCAAGAAGCTTCCCACCAAGATGGCCATGTCCTAAACTGGCCAATGCGCCACCTCATAGCTCTCGGGATCGCTCGTGGACTTGGTTTCCTTCATCAATCCAGCATG GTTCATGGTGATATCAAGCCACAGAATGTACTCTTCGATGCTGATTTCGAAGCACATTTATCTGATTTCGGGCTTGACCGTCTCACGGTACGATCCCCCTCAAGATCAGCTGTCACATCAGCCACCACCGGGACGCTAGGATACGTTTCTCCAGAAGCCTCATCATCCGGAGAAATCACAAGAGAAGCCGACATCTACAGCTTTGGCATTGTCCTACTCGAAATCCTAACGGGGAAAAGACCAGTAATGTTCACACAAGACGAGGATATAGTGAAATGGGTGAAGAAACAGCTTCAGGGAGGTCAAGTCACGGAGCTACTAGAACCAGGGCTACTAGAACTCGATCCAGAATCATCAGAATGGGAAGAGTTCTTATTAGGAATAAAAGTGGGACTTCTTTGTACTGCAACGGATCCTCTAGACAGACCAACAATGTCCGATGTTGTTTTCATGCTTGAAGGCTGCCGTGTTGGTCCCGACGTTCCTTCCTCCGCCGACCCAACTTCTCAGCCTTCACCGGCctaa
- the LOC104721153 gene encoding NAC domain-containing protein 76, with product MMESVDQSCSVPPGFRFHPTDEELVGYYLRKKVASQKIDLDVIRDIDLYRIEPWDLQERCRIGYEERNEWYFFSHKDKKYPTGTRTNRATMAGFWKATGRDKAVYDKSKLIGMRKTLVFYKGRAPNGQKTDWIMHEYRLESDENAPPQEEGWVVCRAFKKRPTTGQAKNTETWSSSYFYDELPSGVSSVVEPLNYLSKQKQNIFAQDLMFKQELEGSDIGLNFIHCDQFIQLPQLESPSLPLMKRPVSSTSITSLEKNQNNYKRQLIEEDVSFSALISSENKDKKKKKTSVMTNDWKALDKFVASQLMSQEEGVSGFGGHQEEDNKIGHYNNEENNNNGAETASSTLLSDREEENRFISGFLCSNLDYDLYRDLHV from the exons ATGATGGAATCAGTGGATCAATCATGTAGTGTTCCTCCTGGATTCAGATTCCATCCAACAGATGAAGAGCTCGTTGGTTACTATTTAAGGAAAAAAGTCGCATCGCAAAAGATCGATCTTGATGTCATAAGAGATATTGATCTCTACAGAATCGAACCATGGGATCTACAAG AGAGATGCCGAATCGGATACGAGGAAAGAAATGAATGGTATTTCTTCAGCCACAAAGATAAGAAATACCCAAcaggaacaagaacaaacaGAGCGACCATGGCTGGGTTTTGGAAAGCCACGGGTCGAGACAAGGCTGTTTACGACAAGTCAAAACTGATTGGTATGAGAAAAACACTTGTGTTCTACAAAGGAAGAGCCCCTAATGGCCAAAAAACGGATTGGATCATGCATGAATACCGACTAGAGTCAGATGAGAATGCACCTCCTCAG GAAGAAGGATGGGTGGTTTGTAGAGCGTTCAAGAAAAGACCAACGACCGGGCAAGCCAAGAACACGGAAACTTGGAGCTCAAGTTACTTTTACGATGAATTACCGAGTGGAGTAAGCTCGGTTGTGGAGCCTCTCAATTACCTATCTAAgcagaaacaaaatatatttgcaCAAGACTTAATGTTCAAGCAAGAACTAGAAGGCTCAGATATCGGTTTAAACTTCATCCATTGCGATCAATTCATTCAACTTCCACAGCTCGAAAGCCCTTCACTCCCTCTAATGAAGAGACCGGTGAGCTCGACGTCAATTACATCATTGGAGAAGAATCAAAATAACTACAAAAGACAGTTAATAGAAGAGGATGTGAGCTTCAGTGCGCTAATAAGTAGTGAAAataaagataagaagaagaagaaaacatcagTGATGACGAATGATTGGAAAGCACTAGATAAATTTGTTGCTTCTCAACTTATGAGCCAAGAAGAAGGAGTTTCGGGTTTTGGTGGtcatcaagaagaagataataaaatCGGTCATTACAATAACGAAGAGAACAATAACAATGGAGCAGAGACTGCTTCTTCCACGCTATTGAgtgatagagaagaagagaacagaTTCATTAGTGGATTCTTGTGTTCTAACTTGGACTATGACTTATATAGGGATTTGCATGTTTGA